A genomic region of Phragmites australis chromosome 2, lpPhrAust1.1, whole genome shotgun sequence contains the following coding sequences:
- the LOC133891793 gene encoding transcription factor bHLH149-like gives MISTSSSSAARMPGSENRPKPPAAAAPQTKWRSGTQHNIYGRRLLDALRATGAGQPRAIKAAADSALALTARGQTRWSRAILLAGAVSCRRRVLVKAGGKIRRHRRPHAKAVGDPPALKETKVKDRLRVLGRLVPGCRKLPAPALLEEAADYVAALEMQVKAMRALADALAAAQLSSPPPPPLGAGDEAEMEDLI, from the coding sequence ATGATCTCTACCTCCTCCTCGTCTGCGGCTCGGATGCCCGGCTCCGAGAACCGACCCAAGCCGCCTGCCGCTGCTGCGCCCCAGACCAAGTGGCGGAGCGGGACGCAGCACAACATCTACGGCCGCCGCCTGCTCGACGCGCTCCGCGCCACGGGTGCCGGCCAGCCGCGGGCCATCAAGGCGGCGGCCGACTCGGCCCTGGCGCTCACCGCGAGGGGCCAGACGCGCTGGAGCCGCGCCATCCTGCTCGCCGGCGCGGTatcctgccgccgccgcgtgCTCGTCAAGGCCGGCGGCAAGATCCGACGCCACCGTCGTCCGCACGCCAAGGCGGTCGGTGATCCGCCGGCGCTCAAGGAGACGAAGGTCAAGGACAGGCTGCGCGTGCTGGGCCGCCTCGTTCCGGGCTGCCGGAAGCTCCCCGCGCCGGCGCTGCTGGAGGAGGCGGCCGACTACGTGGCCGCGCTGGAGATGCAGGTGAAGGCCATGCGCGCGCTAGCAGACGCGCTGGCGGCGGCTCAGCTATCCtcaccgccacctccaccttTGGGGGCCGGAGACGAGGCGGAGATGGAGGATCTCATCTGA
- the LOC133910033 gene encoding protein transport protein Sec61 subunit beta-like produces the protein MRGRRYALGAVGEAGAGGAGRSVKGSEKGAYDGRMRRQRPLRNDDVGFTRPATPMARGAASSCPATIRPCGTPATVVGMRRRSTTVSGGGGFSGDDGNMLRFYTDEASGMRLSLTIVLVMSLCFIDFVTDLHVFNKLYSSHTAATSA, from the exons ATGCGGGGTCGGCGCTACGCCCTGGGCGCAGTAGGCGAGGCGGGGGCGGGCGGCGCCGGGCGTTCAGTGAAGGGCTCAGAAAAGGGGGCGTACGACGGTAGAATGCGGAGGCAGCGGCCACTGCGCAACGACGACGTCGGCTTCACCCGTCCCGCAACGCCCATGGCCCG TGGCGCCGCCAGCTCCTGCCCCGCCACCATCAGGCCCTGCGGCACACCTGCCACGGTTGTCGGCATGCGTCGCCGCAGCACCACCGTGTCCGGTGGAGGGGGCTTCTCCGGCGATGACGGCAACATGCTGCGCTTCTACACCGACGAGGCGTCAGGCATGCGTCTCTCCCTCACCATTGTGCTCGTCATGTCGCTCTGCTTCATTGACTTCGTCACTGACCTCCACGTCTTCAACAAGCTCTACAGCTCCCACACCGCCGCCACATCTGCATGA